In a genomic window of Sutcliffiella sp. FSL R7-0096:
- a CDS encoding 3-oxoacyl-ACP synthase codes for MTNIGIVSVGTFIPENFMTSKEIAEKSGIPIEVVEGKLGIKSKPVASSGDHTCEMGIKAALIALEKGDVAPEEIDLIIYIGEEHKEYPLWTAALYMQKQLGAVNAVGFDMALRCGTTIMGMKLAKDMMVADESLRTVLLAGGYRNEDFIDYTNPRTRFMYNLGSGGGAILLKKNYGKNAVLSSHLITDGSFSEDVVVVAGGTKYPISAEALELKKNTLDVLDPEGMKSRLEEKSMNNFLKVIRESLSKSGFTQENVDYLGILHMKKSAHDYVLQELGLTEHQSIYLENYGHIGQIDQILSLELALQQDRIKDGDIIVLVSAGIGYAWGATTIQWGKP; via the coding sequence ATGACAAACATTGGAATTGTCAGTGTCGGCACATTTATTCCAGAAAATTTCATGACCAGCAAGGAAATTGCCGAAAAATCTGGAATACCTATAGAGGTGGTGGAAGGAAAACTTGGCATAAAATCCAAGCCTGTCGCCTCTTCTGGGGATCATACTTGTGAAATGGGTATAAAAGCTGCACTAATAGCCTTGGAAAAGGGGGATGTTGCTCCGGAAGAAATAGACCTGATCATCTATATCGGAGAAGAGCATAAGGAATATCCTTTATGGACGGCAGCCCTTTATATGCAAAAACAGCTTGGGGCGGTAAATGCAGTTGGATTTGATATGGCGTTGCGTTGTGGAACCACGATAATGGGGATGAAGCTGGCAAAGGACATGATGGTAGCGGATGAATCCCTTAGGACCGTCTTGCTTGCAGGTGGTTATCGCAATGAAGATTTTATTGATTATACAAACCCTCGCACCCGTTTCATGTATAACCTTGGATCAGGAGGGGGTGCCATCCTGTTAAAAAAGAACTATGGGAAAAATGCGGTATTGTCATCCCATCTTATTACGGACGGTTCCTTTTCAGAAGACGTTGTCGTAGTTGCCGGTGGAACGAAATACCCCATTTCAGCAGAAGCTTTGGAATTAAAGAAAAATACGCTGGATGTACTGGACCCGGAAGGGATGAAATCAAGACTAGAAGAAAAATCAATGAATAATTTCCTGAAAGTGATAAGAGAGTCATTATCAAAAAGCGGCTTTACCCAAGAGAATGTAGATTATCTCGGAATTCTTCATATGAAAAAATCTGCCCATGATTATGTCCTTCAGGAACTTGGCTTGACGGAACATCAATCTATCTATCTAGAAAACTATGGCCACATCGGGCAAATTGATCAGATTCTTTCCTTAGAGCTTGCTTTGCAGCAGGACAGAATTAAAGATGGTGACATCATTGTACTTGTGAGTGCAGGTATAGGCTATGCGTGGGGAGCAACCACTATTCAATGGGGGAAACCTTAA
- a CDS encoding alpha/beta hydrolase has protein sequence MIVQKKVKLPNGETYGYREREGAGETIVLIHGNMTSSKHWDLLMENIDSSFHLVAVDMRGFGESTYNEKIYSIKDLATDIKLFVNELALSGFTIAGWSTGGAVAMQFISDHPGYAEKLILLASASTRGYPMFETGESGQPDFDKRLSSYDQVLEDKTRTITISKAYESRNKDVLRMIWDYAIYHDNKPEAARYEAYLEDMLTQRNYPEILHALNTFNISTQHNGLKEGTGEAKNINIPVLVLAGEKDLVISEQMANEIVEDLGEVAKLVTLKGCGHSAQVDDLPQLLQAITSFVSKQEEQYK, from the coding sequence ATGATCGTACAAAAGAAAGTGAAACTGCCGAATGGGGAGACGTACGGCTATAGGGAACGGGAAGGTGCCGGGGAAACCATAGTCCTCATCCATGGGAATATGACTTCTTCCAAGCATTGGGACCTCCTGATGGAAAACATAGATTCTTCTTTTCACCTTGTCGCAGTGGACATGAGGGGGTTCGGTGAATCCACTTATAACGAGAAAATATATTCCATCAAGGACTTGGCAACTGACATTAAACTGTTCGTGAACGAGTTGGCGCTTTCTGGCTTTACGATTGCAGGTTGGTCGACTGGTGGGGCTGTGGCTATGCAGTTCATTTCCGATCATCCAGGATATGCGGAAAAGCTTATTTTGCTTGCTTCCGCATCCACAAGAGGATATCCGATGTTCGAGACCGGTGAAAGCGGACAACCGGATTTTGATAAAAGATTATCAAGCTATGACCAGGTATTGGAAGACAAGACAAGGACCATCACCATTTCCAAGGCTTATGAATCACGGAATAAGGATGTACTTAGAATGATTTGGGACTATGCCATTTACCATGATAATAAACCGGAAGCTGCCCGTTATGAGGCATATCTGGAGGATATGTTGACACAACGTAACTATCCAGAAATATTGCATGCACTTAATACATTCAATATCAGTACCCAGCATAACGGCTTGAAAGAAGGTACTGGTGAAGCGAAAAATATCAATATCCCTGTACTCGTTTTGGCAGGAGAAAAAGACCTTGTCATTTCAGAACAGATGGCAAACGAAATAGTGGAGGATCTTGGTGAAGTGGCGAAGCTTGTTACATTGAAAGGGTGCGGACACTCTGCACAAGTAGACGATCTGCCACAACTATTGCAAGCGATTACATCATTCGTATCGAAACAGGAGGAACAGTACAAATGA
- the fabG gene encoding 3-oxoacyl-ACP reductase FabG, giving the protein MRLEGKIAIITGAANGLGFEAARLFLKEGAKVALVDYDATTGEQRAAELQTEGETAFYQVDVANQEKVVEMVSMVKERFGKIDILINNAGITKDNMLLKMSGEDFQKVMDVNVNGVFNCTQAVVPHMLENGKGKIINTSSVSGVYGNVGQTNYAASKAAVVGMTKSWAKEFGRKNINVNAVAPGFVDTNMVATVPEKVIQGLLQVIPLQRLGTPGDIANAYLYLASDESDYVNGTVLHVDGGIMM; this is encoded by the coding sequence ATGAGATTAGAAGGGAAAATTGCTATCATTACCGGTGCGGCTAATGGACTTGGTTTTGAAGCTGCACGACTATTTCTAAAAGAGGGGGCAAAGGTGGCCCTTGTGGATTATGACGCAACCACAGGGGAACAAAGGGCGGCGGAACTTCAAACGGAAGGGGAGACGGCATTCTATCAAGTGGATGTAGCCAATCAGGAAAAGGTTGTGGAGATGGTCTCCATGGTAAAAGAAAGATTTGGCAAGATTGATATATTAATTAACAATGCAGGCATTACAAAAGATAATATGCTTTTGAAAATGAGCGGAGAAGACTTCCAAAAGGTAATGGATGTCAATGTCAACGGCGTCTTTAATTGTACACAGGCAGTGGTCCCACATATGTTGGAAAATGGAAAAGGGAAAATTATCAACACTTCTTCTGTGAGCGGTGTTTATGGTAATGTCGGTCAGACGAATTACGCGGCATCCAAAGCAGCAGTGGTGGGAATGACAAAGTCGTGGGCAAAGGAATTTGGCAGGAAAAATATTAATGTCAATGCCGTAGCCCCGGGCTTTGTGGATACAAATATGGTAGCCACTGTACCGGAGAAGGTGATACAAGGGTTGCTGCAGGTCATACCCCTGCAGAGGCTTGGTACGCCGGGTGATATTGCGAATGCGTATCTGTATCTTGCATCAGATGAGTCGGATTATGTGAATGGAACGGTGTTGCATGTGGATGGCGGCATCATGATGTAA